ATGGGCCTCTTCCTCGGCACCGGCCCCGACCCGAGCCTCGCGGTCCTGCGCGCCCTCCCGCGCCTCGCCCGGCGCTGGGACCTCCCGCTCCTGATCTCGGTCTCCCGCAAGGGCTTCCTCCGCGACCTCACGGCTCGTCCCCGCGACGCGCGCACGGTCGCGTCCGCCGCCGTGGAGCTGTGGGCCATCCAGCACGGCGCCGCCTGCATCCGCACCCACGAGCCGGCCGCCCTGCGCGACCTGCTCGCCGTCCTCGCCGCCCTCGACGACGCCTGAGGGCGAGCGCAGGCCCCCCGCAACGCTGGACTCCCCGGCCCGGGCACTGCTACCTCAACCCGGCCCCATGAGCGCACTCTCCCGCTTCAAGCTCCTCGATCTGTCCCGCCAGCTTCCCGGCCCGTTCGCATCCATGCTCCTCGCCGACCTCGGCATGGACGTGACGGTGGTCACGGCGCCGACGGATCCGATGGGCCTCGGCATCCCGCTCCTCGGGCGCAACAAACGCAGCGTGACGCTCAACCTGAAGGCGCCCGAGGGTCGCAAGGTCTTCCACGAGCTGGTGCGGGAGGCCGACGTGGTGCTCGAGGGCGGCCGGCCGGGCGGGGCGAAGAAGCTGGGCGTCGACTACGAGACGCTGCGCGCCGTCAACCCGCGCCTGGTCTACTGCTCGATCTCGGGCTACGGCCAGGACGGACCGTACCGCGACCGGGTCGGTCACGACGTCAACTACCTCGGCTTCGCCGGCGTGATCGGCGTCACCGGCGCGGGGCCCGACGACCTGCCTGCCATCCCCGGCGTGCAGATCGCGGACCTCGGCGGCGGCGCGATGGTGGCCGTCGCCGGCATCCTCGCGGCGCTGCTCTCGCGCGAGGCGAGCGGCACGGGGCAGTACGTCGACGTCGGCATGATGGACGGCGCGGTCGCCTGGCAGGTGATCAACGTCTTCAATCTGCTGGCGCAGGGCGCCGAGCCGCGGCGCGGCGAGACGATGCTCACCGGGCAGCATCCCTGCTACGCGATCTACGAGACGCTCGACGGCCGGCACGTCACCGTCGGTGCGCTCGAGCCGCACTTCTGGCGCAACCTCTGCGCCGAGCTCGGCATGCCGGAGTACGTCGAGACGCAGTTCGCCGGCGGCGAGAAGCGCGAGGAGATGTTCCGCCGCCTCCGCGCCAAATTCCGCGAGAAGACGATGGCGGAATGGGTCGCGCAGCTCGCCGACAAGGACATCTGCTTCGGCCCGGTCGCGACGCTCTCGGAGACGCTCGACGATCCGCAGGTGAAGCATCGCGAGATGGTCGTCGAGCTCGACGGCCGTCGCACGCTCGGCAACCCCGTGAAGCTGTCGGCGACGCCCCCGACGATGCGCACGCCGCCCGCGGCGCTCGGCGCGCATACCGACGAGGCGCTCGGCAGACTCGGCTACACCGCGGCGCAGATCGACGAGCTGCGCGGCCGCGGCGTGATCTGAAGGAGGCGTCGTCCGATGGCCGGTATCCTCGCCGCTGCTGCGCACGTTCCCCGCTACCGCCTGCCGCGCGAGACGATCGCGCGCGAGTGGGGCGGCCTGCCCATGCCCGGCGAGCGCGCCGTGGCCAATCACGACGAGGACAGCCTCACCATGGCGGTCGGCGCCGCCCTCGGGCTCGGTGCCGACGCGACCGGGGCGGCGGCGGTCTACTTCGCGACCACGAGCGCGCCGTACGCCGAGAAGCAGGGCGCGGCGACGATCGCAGCCGTGCTCGACCTGCCTGCGGCCGTGCGCACGCTCGACGTCGGTGCGTCGCTGCGGGCCGGGACGTCCGCGCTGATCGCCGCGCTCGATGCGGTGGCGGCGGGGGCGGAGCGGGTGGTCGTCGCCGCGGGGGACTGCCGCCTCGGCGAGCCGGAGTCGATGAACGAGCAGACCTTCGGCGACGCCGGCGCCGCGGTCCTCGTGGGCAACGAGCCCGGTCTCGCGGAGATCGTCGCCGTCCATCAGATCGCCGACGATCTCGTCGGCACCTGGCGTACCGACGAGCAGCGCTACGCGCACGCGTTTCCGAGCGCCTTCGAGGGCAAATACGGCTACGCCCGGCTCCTCGTCGACGCGGCGAAGGGCCTGCTCGCCAAGGCCAGGGTCGCGCCCGCCGATCTCGCCACGGTGATCCTGCCGCAGCCGAACCCGCGCGCGCCGCAGGGGGTGGCGAAGGGCCTCGGCCTCGATGCGAAGAAGCAGCTCCAGGACGGCTTCTTCATGACCGTCGGCGACAGCGGCGCGGCGCAGCCGCTGCTCATGCTCGTCGCCGCCCTCGAGCGCGCGAAGGCGGGAGACCTCGTGCTGATCCTCGGATACGGCGACGGCGCCGACGCGATCCTCCTTCGCGCCACCGGCGTGAGCACCCGGGCCGGCGCGGGCGTCTCGCAGCAGATCGAGGTGAAGCGCCCGCTGCCGTCGTACGGCCGCTACGCGAAGTTCCGCCGTCTCGTGCGACGCGAGGGCGGGGCGCCCGACGCGTCGTCGCCGGTGATCCTCTTCCGCGACCGCCGCGAGGTGCTGCCGCTGTGGGGCGGACGCTGCCCGCAGTGCGGCGTCGTGCAGTACCCGAAGCATCGCGTCTGCATCGAGTGCCAGAAGCCCGGCGCCCTGGAGGACGTGAAGCTCGCCCGCCGCGGCACCGTCTTCACCTTCACGCACGACCACATCTTCGAGAGCCCCGACCCGCCCACCACGCACGCCGTGATCGATCTCGAGGGCGGCGGACGGCTCTACTGCCAGCTCACCGACTGCGACCCCGAGGCGGTGCAGGTCGACATGCCCGTCGAGCTCACCTTCCGTCGGCTCCACGACGGCGGCGGTTTCACCAACTACTTCTGGAAGGCGCGTCCCGCCTGAGCGGCGCGCACGAGGGCTCCCCGTCATGGATTTCGGATTCAGCGAAGAGCAGGAGATGCTCCGGCAGTCGGCGCGCGACTTCCTCCAGAAGGAGGCGCCGATCGGCTACGCGCGCAAGATGATGGAGGACGAGCGCGGCTACACCGACGCCGTCTGGAAGAAGATGGCGGAGCTCGGCTGGACCGGGCTGGTCCTGCCCGAAGAGCACGGCGGCTCGGGTCTCACGTTCGTCGACCTCATCGTCGTGCTCGAGGAGATGGGCCGTGTCGTCCTGCCGGGGCCGTTTTTCTCGACCGTGGTCGTCGGCGGCGTGGCGCTCGTCGAGGGCGGCAGCGAGGCGCAGAAGGCCGAGTATCTGCCGCAGCTCGCCGCGGGCGGGCTGCAGGTGACGCTCGCACAGCTCGAGCCCTCGGGGCGCTGGGACCCAGACGGCATCGCGCTCGAGGCGAAGCCCGCGGGCGGCGGCGCCGTGCTCGCCGGCACGAAGCTCTTCGTGCCCGACGCGCACACCGCCGACCTGCTCGTGGTCGCGGGGCGCGCCCCCGGCTCGAAGGGGAGCGAAGGGATCACCCTCTACCTCGTCGACGCCAAGGCGAAGGGCGTCGCGATCACGCCGCTCAAGACGATGGACCAGACACGGCGCCTCGCCGAGGTGAAGCTCGACGGCGTGCAGGTCGGCGCCGACCGTGTGCTCGGCACGCCGGGGCAGGGCTGGGCGCTGCTCGACCGCATCGTCGACCGCGGCAAGGTCGGGCTCTGCGCCGAGATGTGCGGCGGCGCGCAGCGCGTCCTCGAGATGAGCGTCGAGTACGCCAAGGTGCGCGAGCAGTTCGGCAAGCCGATCGGCAGCTTCCAGGCGATCCAGCACAAGTGCGCCAACATGCTGGTCGAGGTCGAGAGCTCGAAGTCGGTGACCTACTACGCGGCCTGGGCGGTCGCGAACGACGTCGCCGAGGCGCCGCTGGCGGCGGCCATGGCCAAGGCCTACTGCTCCGACGCCTACCGCCACGTGTCCGGCGAGGGCATCCAGATCCACGGCGGCATCGGCTTCACGTGGGAGCACGACATGCACCTCTACTTCAAGCGGGCGAAGAGCTCCGAGGTGACGTTCGGCGACGCCACCTGGAACCGCGAGCTGGTCGCGCAGCACATCGACCTCTAGAGGAGACGCACCGGATGGCGCAGGTCGACCGCAGCCTGCTGGGCGTATGGGGCCCGGCGACCACGATGATCGTCGAGACCGGGAAGATCCGCGAGTTCGCGCGCGCGGTGAAGGACCCGAGCCCGCTCTACTCCGACGACCAGGGCGCGCTGGCGCCGCCGACGTTCCTCATGACCATCGCGCACTGGATCCGCGACCTCGGCGAGACGCGCGCCGCCGTGAAGCTGGACCTGAAACGCCTCCTGCACGGCGAGCAGGACTTCGAGTACCTGCGTCCCATCCGTGCCGGCGACGTACTGACCTTCCGCTCGCGTACCAGGGAGGTCTTCGAGAAGCAGGGCAAGCGCGGCGGCACCATGACCTTCGTCGTCGGCGAGACCGAGTTCCGCAACGCCCAGGGCGACGTCGTCGCCTACATGCGCAACACCGCCATCGAGACGGCGGGCGCGGTGAGGGAGTAGACGCGATGGCCGACCGCTTCGCCGAGGGCAGCGTCATCCCCGCCGTCGTCACCGGGCCGATCACGCGCACCGATCTCGTGCGCTACGCCGGCGCATCGGGCGACTTTAACCCGATCCATCACGACGACGCCTTCTCGCAGGCCGCCGGCAATCCCACCGTGTTCGGGCACGGCATGCTCACCGCCGGCCTCGTCGGCCGCTGCGTCACCGATTTCGTCGGCAGCGTCGCGTGCCTGCGCCGCTTCAAGGTGCGCTTCGCGACGCGCGTGTGGCCCGGCGACGTCATCACGTGCACCGGGCGCGTCACGCGCCGCTACGAGGCCGAGGGCGAGCGGCGCATCGACGGCGAGGTGGTCGCGCTCAACCAGAAGGGCGAGGCCACGGTGAGCGGCGCGTTCACGGCCGTCGTCCCCGGCTGAGGTCGTCACGAGCGCGATCGTCACCGGCGCGGGCCGCGGCATCGGGCGCGCGATCGCGCTCGGGCTGGCGACGGACGGGCTCGCGGTGGGTGTGCTCGACCGCGACGCCGACGGCGCCGCCGACACCGCCGCGGCGATCGCCGCGGCCGGCGGGCGCGCCCGTGCCTGCGCGGCCGACGTCACCGTACCCGAGACCGTGGCGGCGGCGCTGGCCGCGCTCGAGGCCGCTCTCGGGCCGCCGAGCGTGCTCGTCAACAACGCCGGCTGGGACGTGTTCGGCCGCTTCGTCGACAGCGATCCGCGGCTCTGGGACCGGCTCATCGACGTCAATCTGAAGGGCGTGCTGCACGTCGCACGGCTCATCCTTCCCGGCATGATCGCACGCGCCGGCGGTCGCGTCGTCAACGTGGCGTCCGACGCGGGCCGCGTCGGCAGCTCGGGCGAGGTCGTCTACTCGGCGTGCAAGGCCGGCGTGATCGGCTTCACGAAGGCGGCGGCGCGCGAGGTGGCGCGGCATCAGGTCACGGTGAACGCCGTCTGTCCGGGTCCGACCGAGACCCGGCTCCTCGCCGAGGTGATGGCGGGCGAGCAGGGCGCGAAGGTCCTGGCGGGCATGCGGCGGGCGATCCCGCTCGGCCGGCTCGGGCGTCCCGAAGACGTCGCCGGCGCGGTGCGCTGGCTCGTTTCGCCGGGCGCCGCCTACGTCACCGGCCAGGTGATCTCGGTCTCGGGCGGCCTCACCATGGCCGGCTGACGCTCGCCGCCGTGGCGTCATGGCCGTGACGCTGCGTCACAGGAGCGTGCAGTCCTGCCTCGGTCTTCGTGCGCCGCGTCGCGGCGCGACCTCTGCATGAGCCCCCGGGGGCACGACGCAAGTCCGCGTTCCCTTTGACGCCCATGCGCTGCCGGGGGAGCGGGCGGCGAGGCGTCGGCCGGCCGGCGCGATCGGCACGGCGTCTGCAACCGGTGGACCGGATCGCATGAACGCATCTCACCTTCGCTGGTCGCCGCGTGACCGGGTTCCCGGGGTGTCGGACCGGATGCGCTGGGACACGTGGTCGTGCGTGGCCCGGACGTCGTGGGTGCACACGTCCCCGAGCCGATCGGTGCCGCACCGGTCCATCCGGGCCGGTCGCGCGGTGACCGGCGAGTATCGCAGCGCCGGCACGGACCGGCGCCGGTGATCGCCGAGCGCAGGGGAGGAAGGTGATGCTCGACGGAGTGGCCCAGCGCGTACGCGCGCTGATCGCGGACCACCTCGGCGTCGGCGCCGAGGATATGGGCCCGCACGTGTCGCTGCGCGACGACCTCGCCGCCGACTCGCTCGACCTGCTCGAGGTCTCGGTCGCGCTCGAGGACGACCTCGGGATCGGCCTCCCGGAGCGGGTCCTCGCGGACGTGCGCACCGTCGGCGAGCTGATCGACGCCGTGGTCGCCGCCGCCCGCAACCGGCGGGTCGCGGTGGCGCGAAGCGAGAGCCCGGCGGAGCCGGTGCGCGTCGGCGCGCGCGTGATCCCCGCCGCGGGCAGCGGCCGGCCCACGCTCGATCGCACCGAGTGGCTCACGCCCTACGCGGTCGAGGCCATCGTCGACGACGCGCTCCACGCCGGGCGCGGCGCCCGCCTCGAGGTGGTGCTGGGCGCCAACGTTCCGGCTGCCGACGTCGCGCGCGTCGCCGAGCGCTTCCAGGCGCTCGGTGCACGCGGCATCGACGTCCAGGTCCGACGCGAGGGCCAGGGAGCCCATCGCCGCACGATCCTGCGCAGCACGCCCGACGCCGCGCGCGCCTGAGCCCGCCGGCCGCTCTCCACGCGGCCGCCGTTGCTTGCCCACGGCGGGCCGAGCCGGCAGTCTCGGTCGAGTCCGATGACGCTGCGCGCGATCTGCTTCCACGGCCATTTCTATCAGCCGCCCCGCGAGGATCCCTGGCTCGGCCTGGTGGAGCCGGAGCCCGAGGCGGCACCCGATCGCGACTGGAACGCGCGCATCACCCGCGAGTGCTACCGCCCCTTCGGTCAGGCTCGCATCCTCGACGCCGCCGATCGTCTCGCCGAGGTGACGAACCTCTACGGCGCCATCAGCTGGAACGTCGGGCCGACGCTGGCGTCCTGGCTCGCGACGCACGCCCCCGACGTGCTGGCGGCGATGCGTGCGGCCGACGCCGAGGGCGTCGTACGCACGGGGCACGGCCACGGCTGGGCGCAGCCGTGGGGCCATCCGATCCTGCCGCTGTCGACGGCACGCGACGTCGCGACCCAGGTGCGCTGGGGGCTCGCCGACTTCGCGCATCGCTTCGGCCGCCCCGCCCACGCCATGTGGCTGCCCGAGATGGCGGTCGACGTTCCGAGCCTCGTCGGGCTCGCCGACGCGGGCATCGAGGTGACCATGCTGTCGCCGCACCAGGCCCGGCGCGTGCGCCCGCTCGGCGCCGGCGACGACGCCTGGCGGCCGGTGACGGCGGCGACGCTGGACGCGGGGCGCGTCTACCGCTGTCGGCTGCCGGGCGAGCGCGCGATCGACGTCGTCTTCCGCGACGCCGTCGCCTCGGCGGAGGTCGCCTTCGGCGACGACCTCCGCAACGGCGCGCTGCTGGCGCGGCGGCTGCGGGAGCGGCTGGCGTCGGCGCGCGGCGACACGCTGGTCACCGTCGCGGTCGACGGCGAGACCTACGGCCACCACCATCGCTTCGGCGAGATGGCGCTCGCGTTCGCGCTGCGCGCGCTGCGCGAGGATCCGTCGATCACGCTGCTCGGGCCCCAGGCCTTTCGCGAGAAGGCGCCGGCGCAGTGGGAGGTCGACCTCGTCCCGGAGACGTCGTGGAGCTGCCCGCACGGCATCGAGCGCTGGCGTTCGGACTGCGGCTGCCGCACGGGCGCGGCGCGCGGCTGGACGCAGGCCTGGCGGGCGCCGCTGCGTCTGGCGATCGATTGGCTGCGCGACGAGCTCGCGGTGCTCTTCGCCGCGCGCGGCGGCGAGCTGCTGCGCGATCCGTGGGGTGCCCGCGACCGCTACGTCGAGTGCCTGCTGGCGCCGGCGCGCCGCGAGAGCTTCCTCGCCGCGGAGGCGGGAAGCCGTCTGTCGCCTGCGAACGCCGTCCAGGCACGGCGCGCGCTCGAGCTCGCGCGCCACGCGCTCGCCATGCAGACCAGCTGCGGCTGGTTCTTCGACGACCTCGCGGGGCGCGAGGCGTTGCTGGTGCTGCGGCACGCCGCCCGCGCGCTCGAGCTCGCGGAGACGCTCGGGCGGCGCCTCGAGGGCGGCTTCGTCGAACGGCTCGCGGGGGCGCGCAGCAACGTCGTCGGCGGCGCCACCGGGGCCGAGGTCTGGCGGCAGCGGGTGCGGCCCGCACGGCCGGTCGCCGTGCGGGTGGCGGGCACGAGCGCGCTGCTGGCGGTGCTGGGGCATACGGTGCGGGTCCCGGGCTACGACGTGACCTTCTCGTCGACACCGGCCGCGGGCCGGCTCGACGCCGAAGCCCGGGTGACGGAAACCACGACCGGCGCCGTCACCCGCGTCGAGGTGGACGCCGACGCCGCGACCGCCGTCTGCCGGCTCGGCGACGAGCGGGTGGACCTGCGGGAGGCCTTCGGCGCGCAGCGCGAGCGGGTGCTCGAGGCGGTCGGGCGCAGCGCCGTCGCGCGCGTGCGTGACGGCCGGCGCGCGTCGCTCGAGGAGGCGGGTCCGCTGCTCCAGCCGCTGCTGGCCGGTGGCGAGCGCCTGTCGGTCGAGCTCGGGCTCCTTCTCGGCTACGAGGAGGCCGACGCGATCGCGATGGCGCTGGCGGCCGGCACGGCCGATCTCGACGCGTTGATCGCGCGCGCGACGACGTTGCGGGCGCGCGGCGTGGCGATGCCCGCGGACTGGCTCGCGCCGCGCATCGCGCAGGCGATCGAGGACCGCGTCGCGGCGCTGCCGGCGGGCGCCCCCGCGGCGTTGCGGCTGCTCGATCTCGCCGCGGCGATCGGCGCCACGCCCGACCTCGGGCCGGCCCAGGTGCGCACGCTCGCGTGGTGGGACGGCGCCGCGCCGGCCGATCGCCTGACCGGTCCGGTGACGGCGCTGCTCGACCGGCTGCGCGTCGCGCCGCGCGCCTGATCTATTCGACCGGCTGGGCGGGCTCGCTGGCCACCGCAGCGGCGTCGTCGACGAGGAGCTCGGCTTCGGCGGGATTCGCCGGCGTCCCGATACCCGACAGCTCGCGCTGGATCGCGCCCTGCTCCTTCACGAGCTGATCGCGCTCGCCCACCAGGGTCTGCTCCTCGGGCGACAGGTAGCCGGCCGCGTTGGTGCCGAGGCCGCCGGTCTCGGGCGTGCCGCCGGCGAAGCGGGTGCGGACGCGGGCAAGCTCGGCGAGCTGGGAGTCGATGGCCGTGATGCGCTGGCTCATGGTGCGCAGCTCCCTGCCGAGGCGGTCGCGCTTCAGGTCGTCGGCGGCCGAGAGATCGCTTGCGGGCGTGGGGCCGTCGGATTGCGCGAAGCCGCCGTCGTCGGCCGTGCTGGAGAAGGTGTCCGGCGCATGGGCGATGCCGGTCTGCTCGGCGCCGCTGGCGGGCGCGTTGCCGAAGTGCTGGACGCCGCCGCGGTCCTTCCAGCTGTAGACGTCGTCGGCCAGCGCCCGCCCGCCCAGCGTAGCCGCCGCCAGCGCCATCACGAGTCCGATCCGCCGCATCACCATCCTCCGGGCGGGCCGTTCCGACCTTGTGCGGAGCTAGCCAGCCTTCCACGTCGTGCCGGTCGGTCCGTCCTCCAGCACGATCCCCTGCTCGCGCAGCTGCCCGCGGATGGCATCCGCTTCGCGGAAGTCCTTGCGCCCGCGGGCCGCGTTCCGTGCCGCGATCATGGCCTCGATCTCCGCCTCGCTCAAGCCGGACTTCTGCCGCCCGCGGGCACGGAGATCGGCGAGGACGCCGGTCGGATCGCCGCCCAGCACGCCGAGGCTCGGCAGCACGCGCGCCAGCTCGGCGCGGGCGGCGGCGGCGTCCCCCCGGTTGCCGGCGTCGAGGGCACGGTTCAGGTCGCGGATACGGTCGAAGACGAGACCCAGGGCCTTGGCGGCGTTCAGGTCGTCGTCCATGGCGGCGGCGAACTCGCGCTCGAAGGCCGACGCCGGCGCGGCGAGCGAGCCGTCGAGCGGGGCGGCGGGTGTGACCTGTCCTTTGACCTCGTCGGCGCGGGCGAGCGTCTCGGCGAGACGCTCGAGCTGGTGGAGTCCGTCGTCGAGGCGCCCGGAGGCGAAGTCGAGCGGCGCGCGGTAGTGCGTGCCGAGGAAGAGGAGGCGCATGGCGTCGGCGGGGACGCGCTTGGCGACCTCGGCGATCGGCAGGATGTTGCCGAGCGACTTCGACATCTTCTCGGCGCCCGAGGTGATCATGCCGTTGTGCACCCAGAGCTGTGCGAAGCACGCGCCGCTGTCGCCCTCGGACTGCGCGATCTCGTTCTCGTGGTGCGGGAAGATGAGGTCGGCGCCGCCGCCATGCACGTCGATGGACGCGCCGAGATACGCCGCCGCCATCGCCGAGCACTCGATGTGCCACCCCGGCCGGCCGGGACCCCAGGGGCTCTCCCACTGCGGCTCGCCGGGCTTGGCGCCCTTCCACAGCGCGAAGTCGTGCGCGTCTTCCTTGCCGGCGTCGATCTCCTCGCCGGACGCCATGTCCTCGAGCCGCTGGTGCGAGAGCTTGCCGTAGCCGGCGAAGCGGCGGACGCGGAAGTACACGCTGCCGCCGGCGACGGGGTAGGCGAGGCCCTTGGCGACGAGCCGCGCGATCATGGCGAGCATGTCGGGCACGTGCGCGGTGGCGCGCGGCTCGTGATCGGGCGGCAGGCAGCCGAGCCAGCGCACGTCCTCCTGGAAGGACGCGATCTCGCGCTCGGTGAGGGCCTGCGGCGTGATCCCCTCCTCGGCGGCGCGGCGGATGATCTTGTCGTCGATGTCGGTGAAGTTGCGCACGAAGGTGACGCGGGTGCCGCGCGCGCGCAGCCAGCGGCAGAGGACGTCGGCGGTGATGAGCGCGCGCGCATGGCCGACGTGGGAGCGCGAGTAGACGGTGACGCCGCACCAGTAGAGCCGCGCGTGACCCGGCTCGCGCAGGACCAGCGGCTCCTTGCGGCCGGAGAGGGTGTTCGTGAGGACCAGGGACACGGGCCGGCTACTCGTCTTCCTCGCGCAGCTTGGCGAGGACGGAGTAGTCCTCCAGCGTGGTGGTGTCCCCGACCGTCTCCTTGCCGGCGGCGATGTCGCGTAGCAGCCGGCGCATGATCTTGCCGCTGCGCGTCTTCGGCAGCGCGTCGGTGAAGCGCAGGTCGTCCGGGCGCGCGAAAGCGCCGATCTCCTTGGCGACGTGCTCCTTCAGCGCCTTCTCGAGCGCCTTGTCGGCCTTGTGGCCGCCCTCGAGCGTGACGAACACCGCGATCGCCTGGCCCTTCAGCTCGTCGGGCCGGCCGACGGCCGCGGCCTCGGCGACGGCGGGGTGGCTCACGAGCGCGCTCTCGATCTCCATCGTGCCGAGCCGGTGCCCGGAGACGTTGACGACGTCGTCGATGCGGCCCATCACCCAGAAGTAGCCGTCGGCGTCGCGGCGGGCGCCGTCGCCGGTGAAGTAGACGCCCGGCTGCTGGCTCCAGTACTGCTGCACGTAGCGATCGGGGTCTCCCCACACCGTGCGCAGCATGCCGGGCCACGGGCGGGTGACGACCAGGTAGCCGCCCTGGTTCGCGGGCAGGCGCTGGCCGTCGCGGCTGCGGATCTCGCACACGATGCCCGGCAGCGGCAGCGTCGCGGAGCCGGGCTTGGTCGGCGTCGCGCCGGGCATGGGCGCGATCATCATGCCGCCCGTCTCCGTCTGCCACCACGTGTCGACGATCGGGCAGCGCTCCTTGCCGATGACGCGGTGGTACCACATCCACGCCTCGGGATTGATCGGCTCACCGACCGAGCCGAGAAGGCGCAGCGACGCGAGCGAGTGCTTGCGCGGCCACTCCTCGCCCCACTTGATGAAGGCGCGGATCGCGGTGGGCGCGGTGTAGAAGATGGTGACGCCGAGCTCGTCGATGACGCGCCAGCAGCGGTCGGGCTCGGGGAAGTTCGGCGCGCCCTCGTACATCACCGTGGTCGCGCCGTTGGCGAGGATACCGTAGACGACGTAGCTGTGCCCCGTCACCCAGCCGATGTCGGCGGTGCACCAGTAGGTGTCCTCCTCCTTCAGGTCGAACACCCACTGCGACGAGCAGGCGGCGTGGAGGAGGTAGCCGGCGGTCGTGTGCACGACGCCCTTCGGCTTCCCGGTGGTGCCGCTGGTGTAGAGGATGAAGAGCGGGTGCTCGCTGTCGAGCGGCACCGGCGGGCAGTCGGCCGAGGCGCCGTCCATGAGCTCGTGCCACCAGTGGTCGCGTCCCGGGTGCATCGGTACGGCGTCGCCGGTGCGGCGCACGACGACGACGTCCTGCACGGTCGGCACCTCGGCGAGCGCGGCGTCGACGTTGCCCTTCAGCGGTACGACGCTGCCGCGGCGCCAGCCGCCGTCGGCCGTGACCAGTACCTTGGCCGCGGCGTCGTTCAGGCGGTCGCGCAGCGCCTCGGCGGAGAAGCCGCCGAAGATCACCGTGTGGGTGGCGCCGATGCGCGCGCAGGCGAGCATCGCGACCGCCGCCTCGGGGATCATCGGCAGGTAGATGCCGACGCGGTCGCCGGCGACCACGCCGAGGCTGCGGAGCACGTTCGCGAAGCGGCAGACCTCGCGGTGCAGCATGGCGTAGGTGAGGACGCGGCGATCGCCTGGCTCGCCCTCGAAGATGATCGCGGCCTTGTTGCGGCGCGGGCCCCTCAGATGCCGGTCGAGGCAGTTCTCGGCCAGGTTGATCTGGCCGCCGACGAACCACTTCGCGAACGGCGGCGTCCAGTCGAGGACGCGCTCCCACGGCTTCGACCAGCTGAGGCGCGCCGCCTGCTCGCCCCAGAAGCCGGTCGGATCCTCGACCGACTGCCGGTACAGCTCGTCGTAGTGGTCGCGGGTCGGGACGTACGCCTCGCTCGCGAAGGGCTCCGGCGGTGGGAAGACCCGATCCTCGCGGAGGACGGAGTCGATGGTGGCGTGGGTCGTCGGATCGCTCATACAGCCCCCTCCGGAACGTCGCGTAAAGTAGTGGCGGGCCCCGTGGGGTGCAAGCTGGAAGTGGCGGCGAAATGCGAATGGCGCCGGGGGCTTGGCGCCGCAGTGGGAACGGGTAGGGTGGCGCACCCTCCATGCGCTTCCAGGCCCTCGACGAGCATCAGCTCCTGGTCTTCTGGACGCAGCTGCTCGTCCTCGTGCTGGTGGCACGCGGGCTCGGCGGCGTCGTCCGCCGCTTCGGTCAGCCCGCGGTGATCGGCGAGCTCGCGGCGGGCGTGATCCTCGGCCCGTCGGTGCTCGGCGTCATCCTGCCGCAGGCCTGGGACTGGCTCTTCCCGCCCGATCCGGTCCTCGCAGGCGTCATGAACGGCGTCGCCTGGCTCGGCGTCTTCCTGCTCCTGATCCTGGCCGGCTTCGAGACGGATCTCGGGCTGATCCGCCGGCTCGGCCGCGCCGCCGCCTGGGTGTCTGCCGGAAGCCTGGTCGTCCCGCTCGGCTTCGGGCTCGCGGTCGGATGGGCGATGCCGGAGCGCTTCCTCGGACGGGCCGAGGATCGCCTCGAGTTCGCGCTCTTCATGGCGACGGCGCTGGCCATCTCGGCGCTGCCGGTCGCGGCGAAGGTGCTCTCCGAGCTCGATCTCATGCGTCGCAACT
The sequence above is a segment of the bacterium genome. Coding sequences within it:
- the cysS gene encoding cysteine--tRNA ligase, with the translated sequence MSLVLTNTLSGRKEPLVLREPGHARLYWCGVTVYSRSHVGHARALITADVLCRWLRARGTRVTFVRNFTDIDDKIIRRAAEEGITPQALTEREIASFQEDVRWLGCLPPDHEPRATAHVPDMLAMIARLVAKGLAYPVAGGSVYFRVRRFAGYGKLSHQRLEDMASGEEIDAGKEDAHDFALWKGAKPGEPQWESPWGPGRPGWHIECSAMAAAYLGASIDVHGGGADLIFPHHENEIAQSEGDSGACFAQLWVHNGMITSGAEKMSKSLGNILPIAEVAKRVPADAMRLLFLGTHYRAPLDFASGRLDDGLHQLERLAETLARADEVKGQVTPAAPLDGSLAAPASAFEREFAAAMDDDLNAAKALGLVFDRIRDLNRALDAGNRGDAAAARAELARVLPSLGVLGGDPTGVLADLRARGRQKSGLSEAEIEAMIAARNAARGRKDFREADAIRGQLREQGIVLEDGPTGTTWKAG
- a CDS encoding DUF4124 domain-containing protein: MRRIGLVMALAAATLGGRALADDVYSWKDRGGVQHFGNAPASGAEQTGIAHAPDTFSSTADDGGFAQSDGPTPASDLSAADDLKRDRLGRELRTMSQRITAIDSQLAELARVRTRFAGGTPETGGLGTNAAGYLSPEEQTLVGERDQLVKEQGAIQRELSGIGTPANPAEAELLVDDAAAVASEPAQPVE
- the acs gene encoding acetate--CoA ligase, whose translation is MSDPTTHATIDSVLREDRVFPPPEPFASEAYVPTRDHYDELYRQSVEDPTGFWGEQAARLSWSKPWERVLDWTPPFAKWFVGGQINLAENCLDRHLRGPRRNKAAIIFEGEPGDRRVLTYAMLHREVCRFANVLRSLGVVAGDRVGIYLPMIPEAAVAMLACARIGATHTVIFGGFSAEALRDRLNDAAAKVLVTADGGWRRGSVVPLKGNVDAALAEVPTVQDVVVVRRTGDAVPMHPGRDHWWHELMDGASADCPPVPLDSEHPLFILYTSGTTGKPKGVVHTTAGYLLHAACSSQWVFDLKEEDTYWCTADIGWVTGHSYVVYGILANGATTVMYEGAPNFPEPDRCWRVIDELGVTIFYTAPTAIRAFIKWGEEWPRKHSLASLRLLGSVGEPINPEAWMWYHRVIGKERCPIVDTWWQTETGGMMIAPMPGATPTKPGSATLPLPGIVCEIRSRDGQRLPANQGGYLVVTRPWPGMLRTVWGDPDRYVQQYWSQQPGVYFTGDGARRDADGYFWVMGRIDDVVNVSGHRLGTMEIESALVSHPAVAEAAAVGRPDELKGQAIAVFVTLEGGHKADKALEKALKEHVAKEIGAFARPDDLRFTDALPKTRSGKIMRRLLRDIAAGKETVGDTTTLEDYSVLAKLREEDE
- a CDS encoding DUF3536 domain-containing protein — translated: MTLRAICFHGHFYQPPREDPWLGLVEPEPEAAPDRDWNARITRECYRPFGQARILDAADRLAEVTNLYGAISWNVGPTLASWLATHAPDVLAAMRAADAEGVVRTGHGHGWAQPWGHPILPLSTARDVATQVRWGLADFAHRFGRPAHAMWLPEMAVDVPSLVGLADAGIEVTMLSPHQARRVRPLGAGDDAWRPVTAATLDAGRVYRCRLPGERAIDVVFRDAVASAEVAFGDDLRNGALLARRLRERLASARGDTLVTVAVDGETYGHHHRFGEMALAFALRALREDPSITLLGPQAFREKAPAQWEVDLVPETSWSCPHGIERWRSDCGCRTGAARGWTQAWRAPLRLAIDWLRDELAVLFAARGGELLRDPWGARDRYVECLLAPARRESFLAAEAGSRLSPANAVQARRALELARHALAMQTSCGWFFDDLAGREALLVLRHAARALELAETLGRRLEGGFVERLAGARSNVVGGATGAEVWRQRVRPARPVAVRVAGTSALLAVLGHTVRVPGYDVTFSSTPAAGRLDAEARVTETTTGAVTRVEVDADAATAVCRLGDERVDLREAFGAQRERVLEAVGRSAVARVRDGRRASLEEAGPLLQPLLAGGERLSVELGLLLGYEEADAIAMALAAGTADLDALIARATTLRARGVAMPADWLAPRIAQAIEDRVAALPAGAPAALRLLDLAAAIGATPDLGPAQVRTLAWWDGAAPADRLTGPVTALLDRLRVAPRA